From one Oceanimonas doudoroffii genomic stretch:
- a CDS encoding glyceraldehyde-3-phosphate dehydrogenase, whose product MTHESYLSAWQQSQELAESMQPLIGKLYRNQGVETCVYARPLLNASTIDILKAHRVVRRHEGQPLPVSQSYPVLKALSEMELAPASIDLGKLAVRYWKEHQDESGLAEFLKAELAPALNSNADAKPTDVVLYGFGRIGRLLARLLIERAGSNNGMRLRGIVVRGSGDDLEKRASLLRRDSVHGPFNGSIEVDAENNAIIANGTYIQVIYANSPEEIDYTQYGIHDALVVDNTGKWRDEAGLGLHLKAKGAAKVLLTAPGKGDIKNIVFGVNDHMIDAEDRIMSAASCTTNAITPVLKAVSDTYGVKNGHVETVHSYTNDQNLIDNYHKGDRRGRSAALNMVLTSTGAASAVAKALPELKGKLTGNAIRVPTPNVSMAVLNLNLEKATTAEELNDYLLQVSLDSPLHNQIDFSTSSELVSTDMVGSRFAGIVDSLATIVDGDRAVLYVWYDNEFGYSCQVVRVMQKMAGIELMDLPARG is encoded by the coding sequence ATGACCCATGAGAGTTACCTGTCCGCCTGGCAACAGAGCCAGGAACTGGCAGAGTCCATGCAGCCCCTGATTGGCAAACTGTATCGCAACCAGGGTGTGGAAACCTGCGTTTATGCCCGCCCCCTGCTGAATGCCTCTACCATCGATATTCTCAAGGCTCACCGTGTGGTGCGTCGTCACGAAGGCCAGCCGTTGCCGGTCAGCCAGAGCTACCCGGTGCTCAAGGCGCTGAGCGAGATGGAACTGGCTCCGGCCAGCATCGACCTGGGCAAGCTGGCGGTTCGCTACTGGAAGGAGCACCAGGACGAGTCCGGCCTGGCCGAGTTCCTCAAGGCCGAACTGGCCCCGGCCCTGAACAGCAATGCCGACGCCAAGCCCACCGATGTGGTGCTGTATGGCTTTGGCCGTATCGGCCGCCTGCTGGCCCGTCTGCTGATCGAGCGTGCCGGCAGCAATAACGGCATGCGCCTGCGTGGCATCGTGGTGCGTGGCAGTGGTGACGATCTGGAAAAGCGCGCCAGCCTGCTGCGTCGTGACTCCGTACACGGTCCTTTTAACGGCTCCATTGAAGTGGACGCCGAAAACAACGCCATTATCGCCAACGGCACCTACATTCAGGTGATCTACGCCAACAGTCCGGAAGAGATCGACTACACCCAGTACGGCATTCACGATGCCCTGGTGGTCGACAACACCGGTAAATGGCGCGACGAAGCCGGCCTGGGCCTGCACCTCAAGGCCAAGGGGGCCGCCAAGGTGCTGCTGACCGCACCGGGCAAGGGCGACATCAAGAACATCGTATTTGGCGTGAACGATCACATGATCGATGCCGAAGACCGCATCATGTCTGCCGCGTCCTGCACCACCAACGCCATCACCCCGGTGCTGAAGGCAGTCAGTGACACCTATGGCGTGAAGAACGGTCATGTGGAAACCGTGCACTCCTACACCAACGATCAGAACCTGATCGACAACTACCACAAGGGCGATCGCCGTGGCCGCAGTGCCGCGCTGAACATGGTACTGACCAGCACCGGCGCCGCTTCTGCCGTGGCCAAGGCACTGCCCGAGCTGAAGGGCAAGCTGACCGGCAACGCCATTCGCGTTCCCACGCCGAACGTGTCCATGGCCGTGCTTAACCTGAACCTGGAAAAGGCCACCACCGCCGAAGAGCTGAACGACTACCTGCTGCAGGTGTCCCTGGACTCCCCGCTGCACAACCAGATCGACTTCAGCACCAGCAGCGAGCTGGTGTCTACCGACATGGTCGGCTCCCGCTTTGCCGGTATCGTTGACTCCCTGGCCACTATCGTCGACGGTGATCGCGCCGTACTGTACGTGTGGTACGACAACGAATTCGGTTACAGCTGCCAGGTGGTACGCGTAATGCAGAAAATGGCCGGCATCGAGCTGATGGATCTGCCCGCACGAGGCTGA